Proteins co-encoded in one Xanthomonas campestris pv. badrii genomic window:
- a CDS encoding ABC1 kinase family protein, which produces MALSPNDSHRSTAPAAHPADHAVVGGMSRRTQILRLLLRYRGSGVFAGMNLDPAAINEYEVPAEGTPDQFVSDLEALGPTFVKLGQMLSTRPDIVPPEFATALERMQENTSSVPVERIRQIIEDELGVSVNKAFSHFDPVPLGCASLAQVHRAALRDGTPVAIKVQKPEVAAQVRSDLDVLKSFATAADRLTGIGRRVRFADWLGEFGKTLRAELNYQDEAETLVRFGKHLKPFPLLWVPQPIWDLSSRRVLTMQLAEGVRVDKISGLRRTEQPMDDLAAELVKGYLDQMFVHGEIHADPHPGNLRVLSDGRLAIFDLGMVAHVPPRLRERLLKLLFAAVDGRGEEVAEETIALSTRLEDYDEDRYQRETGQMIARYAAHDATSEGRVVLDLVRIATSTGLRTPPELSLLGKTLLNLEGVCRALSPNLDTRRIVERHLQHVMRARLKKSMSAANLASEAMELQHLVREGPRRMSEILSLAAENRLQMRVTGLEESHLMESLQKIANRVAAGIVTAALIMASAQMMRIDTGLKLWGYPAIAMVLFLLGVVLGLGIVVSALLFDRRVRAREERGHR; this is translated from the coding sequence ATGGCCTTGAGTCCCAATGATTCACATCGCAGCACGGCCCCGGCCGCGCACCCGGCCGACCACGCCGTGGTGGGTGGCATGAGCCGGCGCACGCAGATCCTGCGCCTGCTGTTGCGGTATCGCGGCTCGGGCGTGTTTGCAGGCATGAACCTGGATCCGGCGGCCATCAACGAATACGAAGTGCCTGCCGAAGGCACGCCCGACCAATTCGTCTCCGACCTGGAGGCGCTGGGCCCCACCTTCGTCAAGCTAGGCCAGATGCTGTCCACGCGCCCGGACATCGTGCCGCCGGAGTTCGCCACCGCGCTGGAGCGCATGCAGGAGAACACCAGCTCGGTGCCGGTGGAGCGCATCCGCCAAATCATCGAAGACGAGCTGGGTGTTTCGGTCAACAAGGCGTTCTCGCATTTCGATCCGGTGCCGCTGGGCTGCGCATCGCTGGCGCAGGTGCACCGCGCCGCCCTGCGCGATGGCACGCCGGTGGCGATCAAGGTGCAAAAGCCTGAAGTGGCGGCGCAGGTGCGTTCGGACCTGGACGTGCTCAAGAGCTTCGCCACTGCCGCCGACCGCCTGACCGGCATCGGCCGCCGGGTGCGCTTTGCCGATTGGCTGGGCGAATTCGGCAAGACCTTGCGCGCCGAACTCAACTACCAGGACGAGGCCGAAACCCTGGTGCGCTTCGGCAAGCATCTCAAGCCGTTTCCGCTGCTGTGGGTGCCGCAACCGATCTGGGATCTCAGCAGCCGCCGGGTGCTGACCATGCAGCTGGCCGAAGGCGTGCGCGTGGACAAGATCTCCGGCCTGCGCCGCACCGAACAGCCGATGGACGATCTGGCCGCCGAACTGGTCAAGGGCTACCTGGACCAGATGTTCGTGCACGGCGAGATCCATGCCGACCCGCATCCGGGCAACCTGCGGGTGCTGTCGGACGGGCGTCTGGCCATCTTCGACCTGGGCATGGTGGCGCACGTGCCGCCGCGCCTGCGCGAACGCCTGCTCAAGCTGCTGTTTGCCGCGGTCGATGGCCGTGGCGAAGAGGTGGCCGAAGAGACCATCGCGCTCAGCACGCGGCTGGAGGATTACGACGAGGACCGCTACCAGCGCGAAACCGGGCAGATGATTGCGCGCTACGCCGCGCACGATGCCACCTCCGAAGGCCGCGTGGTGCTGGACCTGGTGCGTATCGCCACCTCCACCGGGCTGCGCACGCCACCGGAGCTGAGCCTGCTCGGCAAGACACTGCTGAACCTGGAAGGCGTGTGCCGCGCCCTGTCGCCGAACCTGGACACCCGCCGCATCGTCGAACGCCATCTGCAGCACGTGATGCGCGCACGCCTGAAAAAATCCATGTCCGCCGCCAACCTGGCCAGCGAGGCGATGGAACTGCAGCATCTGGTGCGCGAAGGGCCGCGACGCATGTCCGAGATCCTGTCGCTGGCGGCGGAAAACCGCCTGCAGATGCGCGTCACCGGGCTGGAAGAATCGCATCTGATGGAAAGCCTGCAGAAGATCGCCAACCGCGTGGCGGCCGGCATCGTCACTGCGGCGCTGATCATGGCCTCGGCGCAGATGATGCGCATCGACACCGGCTTGAAACTGTGGGGCTACCCCGCCATCGCAATGGTGCTGTTCCTGCTGGGCGTGGTGCTGGGCCTGGGCATCGTGGTCAGCGCACTGCTGTTCGACCGCCGCGTACGCGCACGCGAAGAGCGCGGGCACCGCTAA
- a CDS encoding GGDEF domain-containing protein, producing MADQPELPSRPRGGLRRLLPWGGADSARPAAALPTVRSSARGAQTMAAHQLVPAKARSGAHDPAAATALLIRLFSHAAHPQALLLAFAEGIASLHGELGDMGVRLSTAYAAGDWLGYGRTLRQLIDKYIRTIDIGDSLAEGRTEAEQLRDLLRHALGNALATLLQRSPELAEEAQTLASALRHWRPGHELITLEQRLRELSHQIGLRAEDASEQQNLLLGLFDLLLENVGELLDDRSWLQGQISVVRQLLAGPLDGDSIEQARGTLREVIYKQGLLKQGIADSKTAMREMMVSFVDRLDGMATSTGEYHDRVAGYSQAIGDARSIPDLNRLLQDVLQDTAGVQAQALAARDELLSARRQVEDAEQRIAALEQELNAVAGLVREDQLTGALNRRGFEELFQREAVRTQRSGQPLCVAMLDLDDFRRLNEAHGHAGGDAALRHTVDVAKAVLRTTDAIARFGGEEFVLLLPDSTIFEASAAVIRVQRALAQRSLLHEDVRIFISFSAGVALRHTDETQDELVRRADRAMYDAKAAGKNRVISAD from the coding sequence ATGGCAGACCAGCCTGAACTTCCAAGCCGACCGCGTGGCGGGCTGCGCCGCCTGTTGCCTTGGGGTGGCGCGGACAGCGCGCGCCCGGCGGCGGCCCTGCCAACCGTGCGCAGTTCCGCGCGCGGCGCACAGACCATGGCCGCCCACCAGCTGGTACCGGCCAAGGCCAGGTCCGGCGCGCACGACCCGGCCGCTGCCACGGCCCTGCTGATCCGCCTGTTCTCGCATGCCGCGCATCCGCAGGCGCTGCTGCTGGCGTTCGCCGAAGGCATTGCCAGCCTGCACGGCGAACTCGGCGACATGGGCGTACGCCTGAGTACGGCCTATGCCGCCGGCGACTGGCTGGGCTATGGCCGCACGCTGCGCCAGCTGATCGACAAGTACATCCGCACCATCGATATCGGTGACTCGCTGGCCGAAGGCCGCACCGAGGCCGAACAACTGCGCGACCTGTTGCGCCATGCGCTGGGCAATGCGCTGGCCACCTTGCTGCAACGCAGCCCGGAGCTGGCCGAAGAAGCCCAGACCCTGGCATCGGCACTGCGCCACTGGCGCCCGGGGCATGAGCTGATCACGCTGGAGCAGCGCCTGCGCGAGCTGAGCCACCAGATCGGCCTGCGTGCCGAAGACGCCAGCGAACAGCAGAACCTGTTGCTCGGCTTGTTCGACCTATTATTGGAGAACGTCGGCGAACTCCTGGACGATCGCAGCTGGTTGCAGGGCCAGATCTCGGTGGTGCGGCAGCTGTTGGCCGGCCCCCTGGATGGAGACTCCATCGAGCAGGCACGCGGCACCCTGCGCGAGGTGATCTACAAGCAGGGGCTGCTCAAGCAGGGCATTGCCGACTCCAAGACCGCCATGCGCGAGATGATGGTGTCCTTCGTCGACCGGCTCGACGGCATGGCCACCAGCACCGGCGAGTACCACGACCGCGTTGCCGGCTATTCGCAGGCGATCGGCGACGCTCGCAGCATTCCCGACCTCAATCGGCTGTTGCAGGACGTGCTGCAGGACACCGCCGGGGTGCAGGCGCAGGCACTGGCCGCGCGCGACGAACTGCTCTCGGCACGCCGCCAGGTCGAAGACGCCGAACAGCGCATCGCCGCGCTGGAGCAGGAGCTCAACGCGGTGGCCGGGCTGGTCCGCGAGGATCAGCTGACCGGCGCGCTCAACCGGCGCGGCTTCGAGGAACTGTTCCAGCGCGAAGCGGTGCGCACCCAGCGCAGCGGCCAGCCGCTGTGCGTGGCGATGCTGGACCTGGACGACTTCCGCCGCCTCAACGAAGCCCATGGCCATGCCGGCGGCGACGCCGCGCTACGCCACACCGTGGACGTGGCCAAGGCAGTGCTGCGCACCACCGACGCCATCGCCCGCTTCGGCGGGGAGGAATTCGTGCTGCTGCTGCCGGACTCGACCATCTTCGAAGCCAGCGCCGCGGTGATCCGCGTGCAGCGCGCCCTGGCGCAGCGCTCGCTGCTGCACGAGGACGTACGGATCTTCATCAGCTTCAGTGCCGGCGTCGCGCTGCGGCATACCGACGAGACCCAGGACGAACTGGTCCGCCGTGCCGACCGCGCCATGTACGACGCCAAGGCCGCGGGCAAGAACCGGGTGATCAGCGCCGATTAG
- a CDS encoding DUF808 domain-containing protein translates to MAGASLFTLLDDIATLLDDVSILTKVAAKKTAGVLGDDLALNAQQVTGVTADRELPVVWAVAKGSLVNKVILVPAALAISALEAWLRGRGYTIPLVMPLMMIGGAYLCFEGVEKLAHKFLHSEDDDAQRHAERTRALADESVDVVALEKDKVKGAIRTDFILSAEIIVLSLGVVAGASFGQQVAVLVAIALAMTIGVYGLVAAIVKLDDLGLYLTRKGASLAALGRGILVAAPWLMKFLSVAGTLAMFLVGGGILVHNTPMLHHVVVDLAKAAGVLGWLVEALGNMLVGVVAGAVVLGAVMLFQKLRGKPAAQ, encoded by the coding sequence ATGGCCGGTGCCAGCCTGTTCACCCTGCTCGACGACATCGCCACCTTGCTGGACGACGTTTCCATCCTGACCAAGGTCGCGGCCAAGAAGACCGCCGGCGTGCTCGGCGACGATCTGGCGCTCAACGCGCAGCAGGTGACCGGGGTCACCGCCGACCGCGAGTTGCCGGTGGTCTGGGCAGTGGCCAAGGGCTCGCTGGTCAACAAGGTGATCCTGGTGCCGGCAGCCCTGGCGATCAGCGCGCTGGAGGCCTGGCTGCGCGGGCGCGGTTACACCATTCCGCTGGTGATGCCGTTGATGATGATCGGCGGCGCCTATCTGTGCTTCGAAGGCGTGGAGAAGCTGGCGCACAAATTCCTGCACAGCGAAGACGACGACGCGCAGCGGCACGCCGAACGCACCCGCGCGCTGGCCGACGAAAGCGTGGACGTGGTGGCGCTGGAGAAGGACAAGGTCAAGGGCGCGATCCGCACCGACTTCATCCTGTCGGCCGAGATCATCGTGCTGTCGTTGGGTGTGGTGGCGGGCGCGTCGTTCGGTCAGCAGGTGGCGGTGCTGGTGGCGATTGCACTGGCGATGACCATCGGCGTGTACGGCCTGGTGGCGGCGATCGTGAAGCTGGACGACCTGGGCCTGTACCTGACCAGGAAAGGCGCGTCGCTAGCCGCGCTGGGCCGCGGCATCCTGGTGGCCGCACCGTGGTTGATGAAGTTCCTGTCGGTGGCCGGCACGCTGGCGATGTTCCTGGTCGGCGGCGGCATTCTGGTGCACAACACCCCCATGCTGCATCACGTGGTGGTGGATCTGGCCAAGGCGGCCGGCGTGCTGGGCTGGCTGGTCGAGGCGCTGGGCAACATGCTGGTGGGCGTGGTGGCTGGTGCGGTGGTGCTGGGCGCGGTGATGCTGTTCCAGAAGCTGCGCGGGAAGCCGGCGGCGCAGTGA
- a CDS encoding glycoside hydrolase family 10 protein, which produces MQEGWVKKTAEEQDHTRAARPFVQWADHVPPTLPAADRDAAPAGGSAGIDRRRFLGLSSAAMAAAIVGGPASAAMPSRARMRATWVTSVFNLDWPSAASARIVDPAERVQVQQRELLAIVDQAQALHLNTLVFQVKPCADALYRSRILPWSPVMTGILGKDPGFDPLAFLLRHAHARGIQVHAWINPYRVSTGLDQATLDAFATASNDSPQSVYLRHPDWVGVAANRLVLDPGIPAVRRWICGVVAELVACYPVDGVQFDDYFYTESAQSPLDDAHSYAAYGAGFADKGDWRRDNTYRLMRQVARTIRAIRPGVAFGVSPAGVWRNRRDDPLGSDTQAGAPAFDASYADTRRWVREELVDYIVPQIYWPLARQAVRYDTIARWWADTVRDRRVQLYIGMALYKVGIANALEPDWTVDGGVPEIARQLDVNASLPEVGGCMLFRHGFLAADQTQQVVDYLTLRWQSP; this is translated from the coding sequence ATGCAGGAGGGATGGGTGAAGAAGACGGCTGAGGAGCAAGACCATACGCGTGCGGCGCGGCCTTTCGTGCAATGGGCCGATCACGTGCCCCCGACACTCCCCGCAGCGGATCGGGATGCGGCACCGGCCGGCGGTTCCGCCGGCATCGATCGGCGGCGCTTTCTCGGTTTGAGTTCGGCAGCGATGGCCGCGGCCATCGTGGGAGGGCCAGCCAGCGCAGCCATGCCCTCCAGGGCTCGGATGCGCGCAACCTGGGTCACCAGCGTGTTCAATCTCGACTGGCCCAGCGCTGCATCCGCACGGATCGTCGACCCTGCCGAACGCGTCCAGGTACAGCAGCGTGAATTGCTGGCAATCGTCGATCAGGCCCAGGCGCTGCATCTGAATACCCTGGTCTTTCAGGTCAAGCCCTGTGCCGATGCGCTGTACCGCTCGCGCATCCTGCCATGGTCGCCGGTCATGACCGGCATCCTGGGCAAAGACCCGGGTTTCGACCCGCTGGCATTCTTGCTGCGGCATGCACATGCGCGGGGCATCCAGGTGCATGCCTGGATCAATCCCTATCGTGTTTCGACCGGTCTGGACCAGGCCACGCTCGATGCGTTTGCCACTGCATCGAACGATTCGCCCCAAAGCGTGTATCTGCGTCACCCCGACTGGGTTGGCGTGGCGGCCAATCGGCTGGTGCTCGATCCAGGCATTCCGGCCGTGCGTCGCTGGATCTGTGGCGTGGTCGCGGAACTGGTGGCCTGCTACCCCGTGGATGGGGTGCAGTTCGATGACTACTTCTACACCGAATCGGCGCAGTCTCCCCTCGACGACGCACACAGCTATGCCGCCTACGGAGCTGGATTTGCCGACAAAGGCGATTGGCGCCGCGACAACACCTACCGATTGATGCGCCAGGTGGCCAGGACCATTCGGGCGATCAGGCCGGGGGTGGCATTTGGAGTCAGCCCGGCCGGAGTGTGGCGCAATCGTCGGGATGATCCGCTGGGCTCGGACACACAGGCCGGTGCGCCCGCATTCGATGCCAGTTACGCCGATACCCGCCGCTGGGTGCGCGAGGAACTCGTGGACTACATCGTGCCGCAGATCTACTGGCCGCTGGCACGCCAGGCGGTGCGCTACGACACCATTGCACGCTGGTGGGCGGACACCGTGCGCGATCGGCGCGTGCAACTCTACATCGGCATGGCGTTGTACAAGGTCGGCATTGCCAACGCGCTGGAGCCGGATTGGACAGTGGACGGCGGTGTGCCCGAGATCGCTCGCCAGCTGGACGTGAATGCATCGCTGCCCGAGGTTGGCGGCTGCATGCTGTTTCGCCACGGCTTTCTCGCCGCGGATCAGACGCAGCAGGTGGTGGACTATCTCACGCTGCGTTGGCAGAGCCCTTGA
- a CDS encoding 1,4-alpha-glucan branching enzyme, whose translation MSEWPGGQGQETETDAVTMEGMSDVAQTLQALAQGLPANAFTVLGPHPQADGRRRVRVLAPGAEAMGLIDPRGKLLARMQATETDGLFEAELAGDGPYRLRIVWPEVVQEVEDPYAFGPILDESLLLQIAAGDGQALRRALGAQHMRCGQVPGVRFAVWAPHAQRVAVVGDFNGWEARRHPMRQRTGGVWELFLPRVEAGARYKYAITAADGRVLLKADPVARQSELPPATASVVPAEAAFAWTDAAWMGRRSAQTLPAPLSIYEVHAASWRRDGHDQPLDWPSLAGQLIPYVQQLGFTHIELLPITEHTFGGSWGYQPLGLYAPTARHGSPDGFAAFVDACHRAGIGVILDWVSAHFPDDAHGMAQFDGAALYEHADPRQGMHRDWNTLVYNYGRPEVTAFLLGSALEWIDHYHLDGLRVDAVASMLYRDYGRAEGEWVPNAHGGRENLEAVAFLRQLNGEIAARFPGVLTIAEESTAWPGVTAALADGGLGFTHKWNMGWMHDTLSYMQRDPAERAQHHSQLTFGLVYAFSERFVLPLSHDEVVHGTGGLLGQMPGDDWRRFANLRAYLALMWAHPGDKLLFMGAEFGQWADWNHDRSLDWHLLDGAPHRGVQRLVGDLNAALRRVPALYRGTHRAEGFDWSVADDARNSVLAFIRHDPDGGGVPLLAVSNLTPQPLHDYGVGVPRAGIWREILNTDSAYYGGSNVGNSGRLATEPMGMHGHAQRLRLTLPPLATIYLQAEK comes from the coding sequence ATGAGCGAATGGCCGGGCGGGCAGGGCCAGGAGACGGAAACTGACGCGGTGACCATGGAAGGCATGTCCGATGTTGCGCAGACCCTGCAGGCACTGGCCCAGGGGCTGCCCGCCAATGCATTCACGGTGCTGGGCCCGCATCCGCAGGCCGACGGGCGCCGCCGCGTGCGCGTCCTGGCGCCAGGCGCCGAGGCGATGGGCCTGATCGATCCGCGCGGCAAGCTGCTGGCACGCATGCAGGCCACCGAGACCGACGGCCTGTTCGAAGCCGAGCTGGCCGGCGATGGCCCGTATCGGCTGCGCATCGTGTGGCCGGAGGTGGTGCAGGAGGTCGAAGATCCCTACGCCTTCGGCCCGATCCTGGACGAATCGCTGCTGCTGCAGATCGCCGCCGGCGACGGGCAGGCACTGCGCCGCGCGCTGGGCGCCCAGCACATGCGCTGCGGTCAGGTGCCGGGTGTGCGCTTTGCGGTGTGGGCACCGCATGCGCAGCGCGTGGCCGTGGTCGGCGACTTCAATGGCTGGGAGGCGCGGCGGCACCCGATGCGCCAGCGCACCGGGGGGGTCTGGGAGCTGTTCCTGCCGCGGGTGGAAGCCGGCGCCCGCTACAAGTACGCCATCACCGCCGCCGATGGCCGTGTGCTGCTCAAGGCCGACCCGGTGGCGCGCCAGAGCGAGCTGCCGCCGGCCACCGCCTCGGTGGTGCCCGCGGAGGCGGCATTTGCCTGGACCGATGCGGCGTGGATGGGCCGGCGCAGTGCGCAGACCCTGCCGGCGCCGCTGTCCATCTATGAGGTGCATGCCGCCTCGTGGCGTCGCGACGGGCATGACCAGCCGCTGGACTGGCCCAGCCTGGCCGGGCAGCTGATTCCGTACGTGCAGCAGCTGGGCTTCACCCATATCGAGCTGCTGCCGATCACCGAGCACACGTTTGGCGGCTCGTGGGGCTACCAGCCGCTGGGCCTGTATGCGCCCACCGCGCGGCATGGCAGCCCGGATGGCTTCGCCGCGTTCGTCGACGCCTGCCATCGCGCCGGCATCGGCGTGATCCTGGACTGGGTCAGCGCGCACTTTCCCGATGACGCACATGGCATGGCGCAGTTCGATGGCGCGGCGCTGTACGAGCATGCCGACCCGCGGCAAGGCATGCACCGCGACTGGAATACGCTGGTCTACAACTACGGCCGCCCGGAGGTGACTGCGTTCCTGTTGGGCAGCGCGCTGGAGTGGATCGACCATTACCACCTCGATGGCCTGCGCGTGGATGCGGTGGCCTCGATGCTGTACCGCGACTACGGCCGCGCCGAGGGCGAGTGGGTGCCCAATGCGCATGGCGGCCGCGAGAACCTGGAAGCGGTGGCGTTCCTGCGCCAGCTCAACGGCGAGATCGCCGCCCGTTTTCCCGGCGTGCTGACCATTGCCGAAGAATCCACTGCCTGGCCCGGCGTGACCGCAGCGCTGGCCGATGGCGGGTTGGGCTTCACCCACAAGTGGAACATGGGCTGGATGCACGACACGCTGAGCTACATGCAGCGCGATCCGGCCGAGCGCGCCCAGCACCACAGCCAGCTCACCTTTGGCCTGGTGTATGCGTTCTCCGAACGCTTCGTGCTGCCGCTGTCGCACGACGAAGTGGTGCATGGCACCGGTGGCCTGCTCGGGCAGATGCCCGGCGACGACTGGCGGCGCTTTGCCAACCTGCGCGCCTACCTGGCGCTGATGTGGGCGCATCCGGGCGACAAGCTGCTGTTCATGGGCGCCGAGTTCGGCCAGTGGGCCGACTGGAATCACGACCGGTCGCTGGACTGGCATCTGCTCGATGGCGCGCCGCATCGCGGCGTGCAACGGCTGGTGGGCGATCTCAACGCCGCGCTGCGCCGCGTGCCGGCGTTGTACCGCGGCACCCACCGTGCCGAGGGGTTCGACTGGAGCGTGGCCGACGACGCGCGCAACAGCGTGCTGGCCTTCATCCGCCACGATCCCGACGGCGGCGGCGTGCCGCTGCTGGCGGTGAGCAACCTCACCCCGCAACCGCTGCACGACTACGGCGTGGGCGTGCCGCGTGCCGGCATCTGGCGTGAAATCCTCAATACCGATAGCGCCTATTACGGTGGCAGCAACGTCGGCAATAGCGGTCGCCTGGCGACCGAGCCGATGGGCATGCATGGGCATGCGCAACGGCTGCGCCTGACCTTGCCGCCGCTGGCCACGATCTACCTGCAAGCGGAGAAATAA
- the glgA gene encoding glycogen synthase GlgA, translating into MVAMMPLHATSARLERSALIPTLKKSGRPRDARGRFIRHHERLPVSLADTRGALFVVSEMADFIKAGGLGDVAAALPRALRHRYDVRVLIPGYRAVLERAGKVEIVGRVLAHAALPACDIGRIVQSDGLPIYILLSKDLFERDGSPYVSTSGSEFEDNAIRFATLSHAAAQIAAGHAGLGWKPRLLHLNDWPCALAAGYVRWSGGTTPCLLTIHNLAYQGLVPYSMAAALGIPAERVAELEFYGQMSFLRGGIVNADHVNTVSVSYAKQITGPAQGCGLDRLLAGRAAKGALTGIVNGIDASWDPRTDAHLDAHFSVNHWQGRQANAGQVRKAFGLRQSTGPLFAVVSRLVHQKGLDLICEVAPQIVAAGGQIAVIGGGEPEIEQQVAELTRRYPGQVGAFIGFEEGLARRMFAGADFLLMPSRFEPCGLSQMYAQRFGCLPIAHATGGLIDTVDDGVTGFLFQHASVEALRRCLERAFRTFRLPSLLSAMRRAAMLRPSGWDVAGKKYLSLYEHTAATAPALATVS; encoded by the coding sequence ATGGTTGCCATGATGCCGCTCCACGCTACCAGCGCACGCCTCGAGCGTAGCGCGTTGATCCCCACCTTGAAGAAGAGCGGGCGGCCGCGCGATGCGCGCGGGCGTTTCATCCGTCATCACGAGCGTCTGCCGGTGTCGCTGGCCGACACGCGCGGTGCGTTGTTCGTGGTGTCGGAGATGGCCGACTTCATCAAGGCTGGTGGTCTGGGCGATGTGGCGGCCGCGCTGCCGCGCGCGCTGCGTCACCGCTACGACGTGCGCGTGTTGATCCCCGGGTATCGCGCGGTGCTCGAGCGCGCCGGCAAGGTGGAGATCGTGGGCCGTGTGCTGGCGCACGCGGCGCTGCCGGCCTGCGACATCGGCCGCATCGTGCAGTCCGATGGCCTGCCCATCTACATCCTGTTGTCCAAGGACCTGTTCGAACGCGATGGCTCGCCGTATGTGAGCACCAGCGGTTCGGAGTTCGAGGACAATGCGATCCGCTTCGCCACCTTGTCGCACGCCGCCGCGCAGATCGCCGCCGGCCATGCCGGCCTGGGCTGGAAGCCGCGCTTGCTGCATCTGAACGATTGGCCGTGCGCGCTGGCGGCCGGCTATGTGCGCTGGTCCGGTGGCACCACGCCGTGCCTGCTCACCATCCACAACCTGGCCTACCAGGGCCTGGTGCCGTATTCGATGGCTGCCGCGCTGGGCATTCCCGCCGAGCGCGTGGCCGAGCTGGAGTTCTACGGGCAGATGTCGTTCCTGCGCGGCGGCATCGTCAATGCCGACCATGTCAACACCGTCAGCGTCAGCTATGCCAAGCAGATCACCGGCCCGGCGCAGGGCTGCGGGCTGGACCGGCTGCTGGCCGGTCGCGCTGCCAAGGGCGCGCTGACCGGCATCGTCAACGGCATCGATGCCAGCTGGGACCCGCGCACCGACGCGCATCTGGATGCGCATTTCAGCGTTAACCACTGGCAGGGCCGCCAGGCCAACGCCGGGCAGGTACGCAAGGCGTTCGGCTTGCGCCAGAGCACCGGCCCGCTGTTTGCCGTGGTCTCGCGGCTGGTGCACCAGAAGGGCCTGGACCTGATCTGCGAGGTCGCTCCGCAGATCGTGGCGGCCGGTGGCCAGATTGCGGTGATCGGCGGCGGCGAGCCGGAGATCGAGCAGCAGGTGGCCGAGCTGACCCGCCGCTATCCCGGCCAGGTCGGCGCCTTCATTGGCTTCGAGGAAGGCCTGGCACGGCGCATGTTCGCCGGTGCCGACTTCCTGCTGATGCCGTCGCGGTTCGAGCCGTGCGGGTTGAGCCAGATGTATGCCCAGCGCTTTGGTTGCCTGCCGATCGCCCACGCTACCGGCGGGCTGATCGACACCGTGGACGACGGCGTCACCGGCTTCCTGTTCCAGCACGCCAGCGTGGAGGCGCTGCGTCGCTGCCTGGAACGCGCCTTCCGCACCTTCCGCCTGCCCAGCCTGCTGTCGGCGATGCGCCGGGCGGCGATGCTGCGCCCCAGCGGCTGGGATGTGGCCGGCAAGAAGTACCTCTCCCTCTACGAACACACCGCCGCCACTGCGCCCGCGCTTGCGACGGTGTCATGA